The following proteins come from a genomic window of Bos mutus isolate GX-2022 chromosome 21, NWIPB_WYAK_1.1, whole genome shotgun sequence:
- the CYP1A2 gene encoding cytochrome P450 1A2 — protein MALSQLSPFSAMELLLASAIFCLVFWVVRTWRPRVPQGLKSPPEPWGWPLLGHMLTLGKNPHVVLSQLSQHYGDVLQIRIGCTPVLVLSGLDTVRQALVRQGDDFKGRPDLYSFTLVTDGQSMTFNPDSGPVWAARRRLAQNALNTFSVASDPSSSSSCYLEDHVSKEAEALLGKFQELMSGPGRFDPYGHVVASVANVIGAMCFGQHFPQSSKEMLSLVESSHDFVESASSGNPVDFFPILKYLPNPALQRFKSFNQRFLQFVRKTVQEHYQDFDKNSVQDIIGALFKHSEDDSRASSRLISQEKTVNLVNDLFGAGFDTITTAISWSLMYLVTNPKIQRKIQEELDRVVGRARRPRLSDRPQLPYLESFILETFRHSSFVPFTIPHSTTRDTTLNGFFIPKERCVFINQWQVNHDPKLWGDPSVFRPERFLTSDGTTIDKTASEKVLLFGMGKRRCIGEVMARWEVFLFLAILLQRLEFSVPPGVKVDLTPTYGLTMKHARCEHVQARLRFHIK, from the exons CTGGCCTCTACTTGGGCACATGCTGACGTTGGGGAAGAACCCGCACGTGGTCCTGTCGCAGCTGAGCCAGCACTATGGGGACGTGCTGCAGATCCGCATTGGCTGCACACCCGTGCTGGTGCTCAGCGGCCTGGACACCGTCCGGCAGGCCCTCGTGCGGCAGGGCGATGATTTCAAGGGCCGGCCCGACCTCTACAGCTTCACCTTGGTCACTGATGGCCAGAGCATGACCTTCAACCCAGACTCTGGACCAGTGTGGGCTGCCCGGCGACGCCTGGCCCAGAATGCTCTCAACACCTTCTCTGTGGCCTCAGacccatcttcctcctcctcctgttacCTGGAGGATCATGTGAGCAAGGAGGCTGAGGCCCTCCTGGGCAAGTTCCAGGAGCTGATGTCAGGGCCTGGGCGCTTCGACCCCTATGGCCATGTGGTGGCATCAGTGGCCAACGTCATCGGTGCCATGTGCTTCGGGCAGCACTTCCCCCAGAGCAGTAAGGAGATGCTCAGTCTGGTGGAGAGCAGCCATGATTTCGTGGAATCCGCCAGCTCCGGGAATCCTGTGGACTTCTTCCCTATCCTTAAATACCTGCCCAACCCGGCTCTGCAAAGGTTCAAGAGCTTCAACCAGAGGTTCCTGCAGTTCGTGCGGAAAACTGTCCAGGAGCACTACCAGGACTTTGACAAG AACAGCGTCCAGGACATCATAGGCGCCCTGTTCAAGCACAGTGAGGATGACTCCCGAGCCAGCAGTCGCCTCATCTCCCAGGAGAAGACTGTCAACCTTGTCAACGACCTCTTTGGGGCTG GGTTTGACACCATCACAACAGCCATCTCCTGGAGCCTTATGTACCTTGTGACAAATCCTAAGATACAGAGAAAGATCCAGGAGGAGCTGG ACAGAGTGGTTGGCAGGGCACGGCGGCCCCGGCTCTCCGACAGACCCCAGCTGCCCTATTTGGAGTCCTTCATCCTGGAGACCTTCCGACACTCCTCCTTCGTCCCCTTCACCATCCCACACAG CACAACAAGGGATACGACACTGAATGGCTTCTTCATACCCAAGGAACGCTGTGTCTTCATAAACCAGTGGCAAGTCAACCATGACCC GAAGCTGTGGGGGGACCCATCTGTGTTCCGGCCAGAGAGATTCCTCACGTCTGATGGCACCACCATTGATAAGACGGCAAGCGAGAAAGTGTTACTCTTCGGCATGGGCAAGCGCCGGTGCATAGGGGAGGTCATGGCCAGGTGGGAGGTCTTTCTCTTCCTGGCCATCTTGCTGCAGCGGCTGGAGTTCAGCGTGCCACCAGGTGTGAAAGTGGACCTAACCCCCACCTATGGGCTGACCATGAAGCATGCCCGCTGTGAGCACGTGCAGGCACGGCTGCGCTTCCACATCAAGTGA